The DNA region AGCAAGATCCTCCCTCATGGCTCTCCAGACTGGGCTCATTGGGGTGGGAGTTGGGAGACAGGCAGGCTCCTGGAGGGTCACTGTCTGACGAAGCTCGACACAGCATGGAAATGATGGAGACGCTTGTCCTAGCAGCTGTAGCGATGCAGGTATTTGCAAGAGACCTGCCAGAAGAAGGGGCATGTTAATTTTTTGCCTCCAGTTTCCCACTGCTACAGGGTACATCCCAGACACCCATGGTGCCACCGTTTGGTTCAGGGCTGTGCGGAGCATAGTCTACCTCCAAGAGCTGCATGTAAACCTAAGGGAAGTGCCCTTCTGGCTAATTACAGCCCGGCCGTCAGAGCCCAGTGGCCCCCGACTCATGCCTAATGCACAAATTAAATGCAAGATTCAAACCAGTGGGGAGCAAATGGGGGTAGCTTCACCTTTAGGTGGCCGCTTCAAATCTTCCCCAGGTGGATAGCGACCAAAATCTGTTGGTGCCTATAGAGACCCCATCTGAGACCAGGGACCCATTGGGCTGCTCGCTGTATAAGCACAAAGCAAGCaatttcctgccctgaagagctgacaaTCCAATCATCATCTGGTGGCTGTGGGTGCCCCATTGTGGTGGCCCTTGGCCATGTTCCAGAATCCACCCCCGTAACTGGGGCAGCGGGCTCAGCAGAGGGTAAGGACTGAACAAGTCCCAGAGCCGGACCGATCTCTTCCCCTCTTAGCGGTGCTGTATCCAGAGCGCTGGTGGGATGGCGCTGAGCTTTTCCCTGCTGCCGCTGTGCTGCGGACAAATGGAGAATTTTAGTTTCCAGGGCTGTGGAGCTGCCATCTTGACTAGATCacgagggagagagagagacactcaggAGGCAGGATGGCCTAATGATTAGATTAGCAGCCTGCGACTCAATTCTTTGCTCTGCCTCAGACTTCccctgtgaccttgagcaagtcatttagcccCTTCTCCCTCCATACAGTGGGATAATAgctcttccctgcctcacagctccctaaatacattaaagactgcaAGGCGCTCAGATCCTCCCCTGACGGGGGCCAGGTAAGTACCAAAGAGAGCGGGAAAGAGAAAGCAACAGTTGCCGTTGCTTCCAACAGGGAGCCAAGCCTACGAATGCGTGCGCCCATCTCCTACTGTCCTCTCCTCCCGCTTTGTTCCCACTGTAGATCTGTCAGCCCCCGTAAACGGCGAATCCATGTCCCAGAAAGGGGAGAGTATGGAGGATAAGGAGCGAGACAAAGCCCAGGGATCTGGTGACGGAGAGCGAGAGGCATCCCCGGAAGACACACATGAGTGAGCACCCGCTTCTGGCCTGGGGAGACTCGGTGGCTGGGGACCAGGGCCCTTCCTGGTTCATCTCATACctgctgaggggtgggaggcCACAGATCCACAGGACCCCTGGGGCCAAGGAGGCTGCAGGACCCGGTGATGCGTTGCTGCGTGGTCCTCCAGAGCAGAAACCTTTTACAAAGAGTGTCAAGGCCAAAGTCGCTGGGTTTCCTAGCACCGAAGGAGTGAGATGGGAAATCCCAAGCCTTAGTTCTAGGCTTCCGCAGGGTTGTTCCCCCTCTGTATGTGATCAGGTGTTTCTGCAGACCCTCAGCCCCAAACAGTGGAACTTCCCCCAGCCACTGAGTGTAAACCCTGCCAACCCGCGTGGCACGACATCCTCCAGCCATCCTTGTGGGCAAGTGCATGTTAGCAGAGAGGCACCTGCCTGGGGCGATTGCTCTCTTCTCGGGTCCATGGGCTGGCGGCGCCATGCCTGGGGCTAGGAAAATCTGTGTTATGGAGAGGAGGGGCAGTATACTCACTGGGATGTCCCATAACTGTACTGTTGGGGGTTGAGGGGGGTGTTGCTTGGATACCATGGGGAGGGTGGAGAAGAGTGTGGATGgttgggaagggagggagggatagaaGGGTGTGTAGCGGGGAGAGTGGATGGCTAGAGGCGTGTggctgggcagggaagggatACTTTGAGGGGTATTAATGAGGAGGGAAGGAGGATACAGTAGCCCCAAGCACCTgcctccctgctttgcccccccGTGAGTGACAGTCGCTTCCCAGCTGGGAACTGAGGCTAATCGGTGACTTTCCTGTGCTCTCCCTGGCAGTGCGCAAGACTATCCCGAGATCAAAAGGCCCAGTATGGACAGGGAGAGGGTCCGCCTGGAGTCGGAATCCGTGGACGAGGAGGAGGACAGCTGAGGCCGTGGATCTCGCGCGGAGGAGAACACTCGCAGGGTCTCTGCACTGAAGGCAGTGAAGGAGACCGGCTCTGCCTTGCCCCCATGTTTCAGAGTTACTTCACTAAGTCGCACCGTAGATGATGCATAGGTCTtgttcccctgcccctcctgctcctGTGAAAGGAAAGAACTTCTGGGGAGGCTCTGTGCTGTATGTTTGTATTTGTctccttggggtttttttgtcccccccccccacctaaaTTCTTGTGATTTAAACCAACATGAACTGAATATAAagggttttttaatgaaaaataacacTTATTCGTCTATTTTGTTGAGCCCCTGATGATGGCCGTAACTCTAGGGTGAGAAGGGACGTCCTTTGTGTTTCCTTTTGAAGTGCGGTTAGACTCGGGAATGTGACTGTAAAAATAACGCCCAAGGGCTCCCAcgtttcatcaccctggagcacCAGATCCAGCCTGGCCCGTTTTGCAAGCCAGAGACAATGGGGTGGTGCTGCCCGCTCTTGCGGGGATATGACAATCACCTGGATTATTCCTATCCTCCCCGGACCTGGAGATTCTGCAGTTGGATTGCAGCTAATTCTGCATGACCCAGTTGATTCCAGCGCATGGTCCCATAGGTATGCTGGTTCTTCAGGGCCAAAACTTGGTGTGGGTGAAAAGCCAGCAGCGCTCTAGCTTGGAAACGTGGTGTGCCAGCACTGAGTACAGATCCTGCTTTATTTCCAGTGACTACCGTGGTGTAACCGCACTTTGCAGGGCTCGTTTATCATGGCCTTTTAACTAGAAATCTCCAGCCGTTTAGCTCTCCTGGGTCCCTACTGCTCTGAAGCCCCAGAATCATGTGGGTCGTCCTTTCCTGCAGTCCCCAGAACACTTAAAGCCAGAGGCTGTATCATTCCACCAGCGAAGTGAAGTCTGAGAACGGAGCATTGCATTGTCATGCTTCTTTGAGGGATGTCCGTAGTATGGGGGGCTGCCACTggctgcttttatttaaaatccaCTTGAAAAAGACAGACACTTATAAATAACGATAGCCTGAGGGCTTCATCTCGTCAGCAGGAGTAGGAGAAATCTTTAGGGTTTGATGTGTTTCGGAAGGATCTCAAGCTTTTGTATATGTAAAATAAAGACTTGTCCATCTGAAAAGGAAGATGAGTGTTCTGACTATGTCTCCTTTTGCACTGCAGGCGGCTGAATTGCAGAACAATGCAGCACTTAACAGGCCACTAGGGTAGCTGGTTCCAAACCAAACCCGCCAGCCTCCAGAAGCTGCCGCTGAACTCTCAGGTTTTATATTCCTCGCTGGTGCTCCACACTGTAAACTTTTAGAAACAGACTCTAGATAAACCAACGTGACTCTTCGTACCCACTAAATTTATACACTGGCTGCAGCCAGCAACGGGGCCTTCTTTACGGACCACAGTTTGCAGAGCTCAGTAAACCCAGTAGATAGGGAGCAGAGCTCGATGGTTTGGATTATGGGTGTCCCTACCGGCTCCACCAAAGAGCCAGGGCCCTATCCTGCTGGGTGCTGCTcagactaaggctttgtctacgctGGCGCTTCGTCGGCAAAATTTTGgtcgttcaggggtgttaaaaaaacaaacaaaaaaaaaaaacccccaaccccccacatcccccgccccccaaatgacaaaagttttactgatggAAAAGTGCCGGTGTGAACCGTGCTATTtcagcaggagcgctctcctgccgacagagCCGCGGCTGCTCGTGGAGGGCggaagttttttgtcggcaggagagcgctcttCTGTGTTCAAAGccttgtagtgtagccatagcctcagaGGCAGTGCTGTCtgctctaaagagcttacagtctaaaagcaGACAAGATGAAGGGCAGAAAAGCATCATCCCCCTTTTACAAGGGGGAGAGgcccagagaagttaagtgatgtGGCCAAGGGCACAGAAAAAATCTGTGGtcaagccaggaattgaacccggCCCTCCTGAGTCTCAGGCTAGTCCCTTGCCCGCAACACCACTTTGTCTTGTAAGGCTTGAGATTGCTAATCAGAGGGGATGCCTAGTTCTAAGACTTACTGCCCTATTCTTTCCTTAGAGCCCGTTGCAACCAGGCTGGTGCCATCCTGGTAGTGTCAGTGTGAGTCAGGGCTAAGGGATGTGCTGACCTGACGCATGTTATGTTGGTGGGAAGCCGCTGCCGTTCGTATATCGCTCGTGAACGTGCTAACCTGGCCCCCCGTGTAGCGCTGCACGTACTCCCCGGGAGCGTGTGTCAATGCACCGTGCGGTGTGCCACGGCTGGAGTCTTGCTTTGCTAATTCTCTCCCCTTTGGCTTTATAGGTGGGGGAGCCAACGAGTTATTGTGTAAGGGTTGGTGGCATTTGGCTGAGCACTAGACATCAGCCGTCGTGTTTTGCAaagaatgggccagattcactggtGACCTACATGGGGGTGAGTTTCGCcactagggcctgattcttagtTACTCGGCTCCtatgcttggggtgggggttaaAGGTGATATCAGGCCATCTTTGTACACCCTGTATTCTAGGACCAAGAAGGGGCCTGCCCGGGCCTGGTGtagttagagcagccctcaggctTGGTGATCACCTTAGCTGATTCTCCACGGCACTTCCTGGGGCTGGTGAGACTCCATTGATCCACACCGCTCCTCCCGGGGAGGTGCTCCCTTGGCCTTCCCCTCCCTACAAACAGCTGCAAAGGCGTCCCTGCTCTAGGGAGAAAAGCTGTCCCAGTGGTTAGGATGCCAGCCTCAGTCTTGAGAGACCAGGGTCCAAGTCCCTGATCCGCCCTAGGCTCCTGCTGAGACTGGCTTCGCCTCTCGTTGCTCCGGTTCCCCATCTCTACCCTGGGGGTAACAGCACTGCCTTGCCCGacaggtgtgtgttggggggggaaatTGTGAGGCGCTCAGTTACTTTGGTGATGGGGGACTATCTATGCGCTCGGGACTGCGTGGGGTGTGGGGCAGAACAGGTGTGTGAAATTGCTtttgctctcccagccctgccccctccccccgctaccCCGTCTCTGCCTTCTGCAGGCGAGGGAGATGGGGGATTGGTACGAAGGGCTGTGAAGGGGGTAGCAGGGTGTAAAATGAAGGGCATCGGTTGGAGCTGAGATGAAATTGGCTGGGGGCTGGGAACTCAGTTGGAAAgggtgtggcagggtgggggagggtagAAATGTCGCCAGCTCCCCTGATGTTTGGGTGGCTTTTAAAGGGTCCCTGTTGGTTTCGGCCTCCCTCTGAAATTTTGCCCTTAGCCAAAATGACCGCCATCGTGCCTTCATGTCAACGGGCCTGAAGCCAGAGGCTGCCCTCAGCACAATGGCCTCTTTAGCCCCTTAACTTCGGTAAGCAGAAGTGAGGCTGACCCCGGTAACGGTGGCTACCATCTCCCCGTAGTGCCAACAGGTGGGAAGTCAGGCCGCCCTCAGGCAAGTTGGTGCCGTCGTCCCTGTGTGAGGCTCTGGCAGAGGAAAGGCAGATGCGGAGACTGGCCCTGCAGGCAGTAGGGAGGCCGTGGGTGGGGAGCTAGGTAGGAAACAGCAATTTGAGGAATGTGGGGGGCACGAAGCAGACTAAGAGCATGTGGGGGATGGAACATGTGGGATAAGAGAGCAAAGGGGGAGGAACTTTGGGGCAGGAGACTGTTGTGGGCACAGGGGAAATGAGACTGGGGCAGCTGcctgccccatcccagccccaagGAGACAGGAGGGTGGAATCCGAGACCCCTCCTTCTTATGTGCGCATTTCAGGGTGATTAGGCCGGCCGGGCAGTTGAGCTTTGGTCCATCCTTAGCCTGATGAATCTCCTGGACGTTGTGGGGAATCAACCACCCGCTGGCTGAGTTCTCCGAGCTAAGCAGGAGCGAGCTAGAGGAGAACGTGAATGGGCcacctcccctgaacacgcctgTGCTGGAGGAAGTGCGGCTGCTGCTAATTCAGTGGGTGACGCCCTTCTCTGGAAGTCATGATCGTGTCAATGCCCCAGGTTCACATCAAGATGTCCATGGGTAGGGCTGCCACTCTGAGAGCTCATGGCCCATGGAAGCAGAGAAGGGAGGTCGTTAATCTtgctgtcctggccaaattccagaaCCTTCTAAAAAATAAATGCTCTCCGTGATCTTGCTTAGTTATGGTATTCGTCACTTCCGGTCCCAAACCAGTGGTGGGGAGTTGTTGGGTTCCAGGCCAGCGGTGGCTGCGGGTCTGAGATCGCAGCATGTCCACATTTGAAGTCAAGTTTAATGGTGAGACTAGGCTGCTCGCTCTTAAAAGGCAGAGCTTCTCCGGTGAGAGCCAACTACTACCCTTCCACCTTCTTTGGTGAAATAACCGACCATAACTCATTCCAGGAGCATTACCGTTTAGGAATAGAACTGTGCCAAGTACAAACGTGTAAGGTAAGGGCGCTGGAGAGAGAATTAGTTAGGTGTTCCGTTAATTGCAATGACCAGGAAGCCAGCTAACTAGCACCATCTGTCTTAGCTTGGAAGAGATCTGGGATGTGTGGAAGACAAAGCCATCCGTTTATTGGATATTGCTATTTAACTTGGGGGGGGTCACATTTGGGGTGTATCCATGAGGGCTAGAGTAAAACCGAAGATCCTAgtagagggttagggttaggtctCTGTCCGCTCAAAGGGTTTGGTTGGTCTGACCGTGGAAACTGACTAGCTAGTCATCTTTGCAGTCCTGTGGCTCGTAGTGTTTCAGGACTTTCAATATATCCTTCTCCTCTGTCTCCAGCAGCTCCCCTTCAAGGGAAACCAAGGATTCCACAAGCCACGTGACGGGAGGGTTCTGCAACAAAAAATCCGTCACTTCATCCAAGGCCTCCCAAGCTTTGGCCACCTTCTCCCGGCTCTGGTTTAGGACGCTGCCGGGCAAGTCCTGGAAGGAGTTGGCGGAGGAGAAGTACCTATGCAGCTCCGCCATgttctgatgcacctgctgcatcTTTTCCTGGAGATGTGTGGGGAGGCCTCTGACATTGGATAAGAGGTTCAGGTATGTAGCTTGCAGCTGCTGCGTCAGGCTACGGGACATGGCCAAGGTCTTGGATTCCACCTGCCGTGAGACAGCAAAGGAAGAGTTAGTGACGTGAGGCTTGCCTGGACGCCACAGTCGCTGGCTTTCGACCCTGTTTCTAGTGAAGGTACCTCTAGCTGCGTGGAGCTGctgcccttgctgctgctggcgggggagTGGTGATCTGTGCTCTTGCTGGCTTGGGAGCCGCTGTCCTTGCTGCCCCCTGGTTCTCTCCGGAGGCCTCCTTCCTGCTTCTGGCTCCGCTGGCCCCACATACTGTGCAGCATCTCCTGGCTGCTGCGAAGCTTCTTCTCCTGCTGGACGTGTTCAATCTGCAGGGTGGAGAAAGCACCGTGGAGTCAGCTGGGCCCAGTGAGCTGACCAAGAGCGGAGAGGGAGGCTGGACGGGGAGGGGCGAGCGAGCGTCCCTGCTAACCACGATCTGGCGGAGTCCGAGGCCACGCGGCTCCCAGGCAGGAGGCCGAGGAGAGGGCCGGGCGTGTTCTTACCAGGTTGATAGTCTGGTGGAGCTGAGCGAGGTTCTCGTGGGTGTTCTGCCTGGTCTGTCTCAGCTTATTCAGGATCAGCATGAAGGCCCGGTTCCGCAGGCTGGTGGACAGGGACCCCAGCCGCACAAGGCAGCCCTTCGTACGGTGCTCTGCTGCGGAGACGTCCAGCCCCTCCATTGTGAGTGCAGCtggagagagatagagagaggtGGACACCACATTAAGGAGGAGGCAGGAACTATGGTCCGGAGCCTCACAGGTATTTATGTACCTAAgtaccattgatctcaatggaagTTTGGAGCCCAAatactgtcccttggaggatctgggcctatacAACTTCCCAGGAGGTAAATGGGAAGCCTCAGGAAACTCGTTTAATGAGTTCCTTGGGGAAGCAGGTCCAGAGACCACCGGCTGCAGGAGTGGCAGGTGCAAGGGGTGACACCTAGTGCAGGTGCGGGGGTACATTGGGAGCGGGGAGGTGCTGAGATCTGGGGGACTCAGTCCTTTTAGAACACCCCTGAGAAGAGCTGTGCTTCGGGCAGCTTCTCACCTAGCTCCTTCTCCGTCAGGGGCAGGTACCGATTCATCAGCTCTTCTGACTTGTCCAGCGCTCTGTCCACGCTGCGGAGGAAGAGCTGACCCACTTTAGAGCTCATGAGGCTGCGTAGGCTGTTGGTCATGGCGGCTCGGGGACCACCCCACATGTGGGGATGGCTCGAATCGCTGGCCCGGGCCGCCTTGGGGCCACTGCTGGGCCCTGCGCCCCTTGCTCTGCCCACCGTGCTGGCTGCTGCCAGCATAACGTCTGTCTCTTTGAAAGAGACCGGCTCTGTTGTCTCTGTCGCCACCTGGAAGCAGGAGTAGCTGGGGTCAGGGAGAGAGACCTGGCAGTGACTCAGAGGAAGGAGAGGGCAGCGGGTCAGGAGGGCAAGTTCCCCCTGCTAATCCTGGAGAGGCCCTCACACCAAGACACTAAAAACCCTTCTGCCTAGGCAAGCgggctcccactgctgcctccatGTCTGAGTTCCCCCGACTGACTGGTGTAAGCTtccttccttgctctgccactgactccctgtgggaccttgggcaagtcacttagcctgcctatgcctccgttccccatctgtataatggggtaACAGCCCTGCCTCGAGGCGGGGTTTGGATAaagagtgtgaggtgctcagagactTGGGAAAAGGAGGACACGTAAGTACCAGACGGGCAGCTCTTCCCAGCAGTCGGTGTTCCTGCATTACCATAGCAATCGGTGTTTGGCCGTCCCCACGGCAGGTCGCCCGACCAGTCCCCCGCGCCTGGGCTGGGTTCGTCTCTCAGTGGGAGATGCCCTTCCCAGGAAGACTGCGGAGGCAGACATGGTTACCTGTGTGCGTGGCTGTGGAGGGGCTGGCAGCTTCCCTTTATCCAGCCCGGTGCTCCTGGTCTCCTTGGCTGGCCCAGCTGTTGGGATAGACAGCAGGGTGGTTGGTTAACGAGCCGTTATGGAGCACTGGGCAGCCGCCAAGGGAGCGGGCACAGGCTGCGGGGCACCTTCTGTGCTTTAAATGACTATCAAGCCACACGTAGCACTTGCCTAGAGCTTTtcacccgcccccccagctcggTGTATCCCCTGCAGATGGGCCAGCGTCACCCTCCCCTTCCCGGTTCCCCTTCCCTGGGGCTTGACTTGACTTTCTGGGGCAAGACAGCTGCGTTCCAGCCCTGCCTCCGACTCCCCAGCTTGTGATCTCTCTGCTGCATCACATGGGCGCTTCTAGGAAGCTCCCAAAGGGAGTGTGAATACCCTGCAAGATCTGGAATTTCTGCTGCtcaaacagctgttccccagggagtggggctgagcCCCTGTCCGTAACAGAGTGTGATAGGCGAACAGAGAGGGTCCCCATCAGACCCGGGCAGGAGACATATGCACGCTGGCTGTCCTCGAGCCATCATGCTAATAACAGCTGCGCGGCCGGACTAGCCGTCCCAAGGATGCTCCTAGGGTTGCAACTGGGAGTGTGCACAGGGCAGCTCCTCTGTCCTGCCGCCGGtgcagccctggctctgctgaTGTTTTTAGTGGGCTGGTTCCATCAGATCTACCCGCGCTCGGAATGATGCTTCCACGCCCCTAGAGAGCAGAGACTGGTCTTCTACATGAGGACGAGCAACGGCCCTGATTCCTGGGAGCTCACGGTGCAAGAACACTTGAGGGAAAGGACCAAAACCAGTCCGGCTTCTCCCAGGGGCTGTAGGCTCCAGCTTCATTCTCaggttcccctcctcctccccaagctCTGGCCACCGACCCACGACTCACTCTGAGATCCCCGTTCAGCCAGAGTCAGCGCTCCAGCGGTGCCGGGATCTGCTGCTTCCTCTGCCACCTTGCAGGTGGATTCGGTGATGGAGCAGCTGTCTTGCATGGAGGTAGCAGGGGCCAGCTCGTAAACTGGGGTGACCACGGGCATGCTGACCACCCTGTTCACTGCAAACTAAACCAAGGAGAATAGCCACCGGGGTGGGAGTTAAGGAAATAGGATTGGCTTGTACCAGCTCCCATTCCCACCCAGGGGAACGGCCCTGGGCTTTCTGACCCTGCGACACTGCTGGAAGTCCGGACTTTCTGAGTCAGGGCATTGTACGGGGAGAGCGAaaggcccttccccctgcactgtGTCTGGGTATGTGAATGGACTCTCCCTTCTCTAAGCCAACGGGGTGCCTTGGGCAGCTGCCCATCCCCACGGTGGGCCATGCattggtgaaatctccttcccaAGACAAAGAGCCCGGGGCCTTGTCTCTCGGGCACCAGGTCCCAGCCACTGCCCTGGGGCTGACGGCTAGCACTTGAACTGGGGGCACAGTGTGTTTCGTTAGGTACAAGGGATCTCACCCCTAAATCCCCCCCGCATCGATCTCCATTCACAGGCTCAGTGTGGCACTGTCAGGATGCCCAGGATCTACCTACCTGCTGTTCCCTGTTTTCTAGTGAAGCCGTCTTCAGGCCAGTGTCGGAGGAAGCTGCCTTCAGTCCATTTTCACTGGCTGGCAAAGTGACATCCACACTTGCTGATGGGACAGAATGGGGAAGATAAGGCAGGTCAGGGAAAAAGTTGCCCAGACTAGCTAGAAAGCAGAACAGGGTCCTGTTGCGCTAGGGGCTGTACATCCACcttgagagacagtccctgcccccagagggTTTACGGTTTAAATAGAGCAGACAGgtgaagagggaggagaaagcagGAGCATCATCAGATGAGCACACTGAGGCAGGCCGAGAGttagcgacttgcccaaggttgggCACCATCGGTGGCGGAggcaggaatagaagccaggtctcttgagtcacacttaaccacaagaccaaccGTCCCTTTGTGGGTAACAGCCGCCATAGGTGTTGTGCAATGAGAACTGTCGGGGGGGAAAGGCTAGGTTAAGGCCACGGCGCCGGGATGAAGGCATTGCTGTAACACCGGTGCGTAAACTCAGCCTCTGCCCTGGCAGGGGTTTCTCCATACGCGTAGGATGGGCCAGAGCTCTGAGGGGTGCAGAGCATTCTCCCTCTCGGGTGCTTGGCTGACTGGTGCTCGCTCACAGGCACAGGCGTAACCGATGGCCGTCtggggggtcaggaaggagtttTTCCTCAGGTCAGTTTAGCAGGGGCCTTGcagggttttcaccttcctctgcaacgTGGGGGAGCAGGTTATGTGCCAGGATGAGGGCACAGGGGCACCTTGGTCGtgcctgttctctgcctgtggcacatcataGTCTAGGCCGGGGCCGGCAACCTACGTGCCAAAGACGGCAGGCGAGCCagtttttaatggcacgctgctgtctgccggggacccctgcccggcccggcctggcctgatcttctccaccccccgcccaccgctctctccttgcagggcaggcaagcttccccctccccccgcctcttctcccggggtgctggggtcctgcccccctcctctccctccctgcggccgaTCAGCTGGCGGCCCTTGCTACGGAGCGGGAGAGGGAAAAGCGGGGCCGCAGCTCGCTCTCTGCttcggggaccttggggaaggggtggaatcggcatatcccctccagccccctgccgtgagccgctcgtgacccctgaaccccccccacaccgcccagccctctgccctgacccctgcaccccctcacacacccccagccctctgccctgacccctgaaccccccccACCGCTCTGCCCTGACTCTGAACCCCCCATGCCGCCCAGTCCTCTGCCCTaaaccccctcacacacccccagccctctacccTCACTCCTGAACCCCCCACAccgcccagccctctgctctgacctctgcacccccctcaaaaacccccagccctctgccctgacccctgcaccccccccacacccttgccctgtgccctgacccctgcacccccccacaatgccagccctgactccggcaccccccacaaatacccagccccccccagccctgactcctgcaccctcctcacacacccccagccctctgccctgactcctgcaccactcacacatacccagcccccccacaccccatgccctgattcttgcaccccccacattcccacccccaccctgagcaccaaacgggagctcctgcacacacccctgcccacatttccacctgcacccctcgcaccaaatgggagctgcccaggtaagcactccacacccaaacctcctgccccaaccctgagccccctccctcattctagctcctggccagacctgcaccccaacccccagcctgctccttcacccccagccctgtgctcagcgcactcccaccctcagctcagtgcagagagaggaagagaatgggctagaaccagggagaagataGGTACCCACTCTAcgtgggcagggccgggaccccagaccggcagcggggctgagcggggccggcagccaggaccctggctggcaggagccggcagtggactgagccgctcagcccactgctggtccggggtcccagccgccgtccccgctcagcccgctgcctgtttggggttctggctgccggccccttgccagctggggtcccggctgctggccctgctcagcccactgcctgtctggggttctggctgccagccccttgccagccggggtcccggccgcaggccctgctcagcccactgctggtctggggtcccggctgccggccctgctcagcccgctgccggtctggggttctggctgccggccccttgccagccagggtcccggctgctggccccgctcagcctgctgccggcctaggtgaacggaaccccagaccggcagcgggctgagcgggccggcggcgtaagatcagcattttaatttaattttaaatgacgcttcttaaacattttgaaaacctggtTTACATACAATAGTGTAGTTATATAATAAATAGACTTATagcgagagacctt from Eretmochelys imbricata isolate rEreImb1 chromosome 25, rEreImb1.hap1, whole genome shotgun sequence includes:
- the LOC144257492 gene encoding perilipin-3-like; protein product: MEKPLPGQRLSLRTGVTAMPSSRRRGLNLAFPPRQFSLHNTYGGCYPQRDASVDVTLPASENGLKAASSDTGLKTASLENREQQFAVNRVVSMPVVTPVYELAPATSMQDSCSITESTCKVAEEAADPGTAGALTLAERGSQTGPAKETRSTGLDKGKLPAPPQPRTQVATETTEPVSFKETDVMLAAASTVGRARGAGPSSGPKAARASDSSHPHMWGGPRAAMTNSLRSLMSSKVGQLFLRSVDRALDKSEELMNRYLPLTEKELAALTMEGLDVSAAEHRTKGCLVRLGSLSTSLRNRAFMLILNKLRQTRQNTHENLAQLHQTINLIEHVQQEKKLRSSQEMLHSMWGQRSQKQEGGLRREPGGSKDSGSQASKSTDHHSPASSSKGSSSTQLEVESKTLAMSRSLTQQLQATYLNLLSNVRGLPTHLQEKMQQVHQNMAELHRYFSSANSFQDLPGSVLNQSREKVAKAWEALDEVTDFLLQNPPVTWLVESLVSLEGELLETEEKDILKVLKHYEPQDCKDD